In the Podospora pseudocomata strain CBS 415.72m chromosome 5, whole genome shotgun sequence genome, one interval contains:
- the AUR1 gene encoding Phosphatidylinositol:ceramide phosphoinositol transferase (IPC synthase) (COG:S; EggNog:ENOG503NUF8) produces MPDFSPVLPSTTSAPPSPPHSLSAKTITTSPNPLLPLYNLAANIPIPAKFKKAKPSLRLQRVKSKDEATSHDVTKLQTSFAILPSLKQLQTRKWTLWDLQHVVTFGCLAFCLLITPSAPFVKSAAMGLLAVLLAMPATRQFFLPSLPIWVYLFYFFASRFIAPEYRPHIWVKVLPALENVLYGANLSNILSAHTYTILDIIAWIPYGLGHFALPLVTTVMLFLFAAPGTTPVWARAFGYMSILGVTIQILFPCTPPWYEGLHGLEPAHYGMEGSPAGLKRIDELFGVDMYTTSFTTAPVPFGAFPSLHGGDAVLEMLFLQYCFPRFRAFFVGYVVWIAWSTMYLNHHYAIDLVGGGVIAAVTYYIARTKWLPRPQLDKTTRWEYEYVEFGDRPRVALDEEYGGMGLGLLQRRGSDEWTLGSSSSFDSMSRGDTLCGSSSSSPNILSPTTPNDDHHGGDLWSKVRTTSPRAAGLTGVVVEEEQREVYVR; encoded by the exons ATGCCAGACTTCTCCCCCGtcctcccatcaacaacctcggcacccccctccccgccacattccctctccgccaaaaccatcaccacctccccaaaccccctatTACCGCTCTACAACCTCGCCgccaacatccccatccccgccaaATTCAAAAAGGCCAAACCCTCTCTTCGGTTACAGCGGGTAAAATCCAAAGACGAAGCCACCTCTCACGATGTAACCAAACTGCAAACATCCTTCGCCATCCTTCCCTCTCTCAAACAGCTCCAAACCCGCAAATGGACCCTCTGGGACCTCCAGCACGTGGTGACGTTTGGGTGTTTGGCCTTTTGTCTGCTCATCACACCATCAGCCCCGTTTGTCAAGAGCGCCGCGATGGGGTTGCTAGCGGTTCTGCTGGCCATGCCAGCGACTAGACAGTTTTTCCTGCCGTCGTTGCCGATTTGGGTGTATTTGTTTTATTTCTTTGCCAGCAG GTTCATCGCCCCTGAATACCGCCCCCACATCTGGGTCAAGGTCCTTCCCGCGCTAGAAAACGTCCTCTACGGCGCCAACCTGAGCAACATCCTCTCGGCACACACCTACACCATCTTGGACATCATCGCCTGGATCCCCTACGGCCTCGGCCACTTTGCGCTCCCGCTGGTGACAACGGTGatgctgtttttgtttgcCGCCCCTGGGACAACGCCCGTCTGGGCGAGGGCGTTTGGGTACATGAGCATCCTCGGCGTGACGATCCAGATCCTCTTTCCTTGCACGCCTCCCTGGTACGAGGGTCTGCACGGCCTCGAGCCGGCGCACTACGGCATGGAGGGCAGCCCGGctgggttgaagaggatcGATGAGCTGTTTGGCGTGGACATGTACACGACGAGCTTCACGACCGCCCCGGTGCCGTTTGGCGCGTTTCCTTCCCTGCACGGAGGCGATGCCGTGCTGGAGATGCTGTTTTTGCAGTACTGCTTCCCGAGGTTCAGGGCTTTTTTCGTGGGGTATGTGGTTTGGATTGCGTGGAGCACCATGTATCTGAACCACCACTACGCGATCGACCTtgtcggaggaggggtgatTGCCGCGGTCACGTATTACATTGCGAGAACGAAGTGGCTTCCGCGCCCGCAGCTGGACAAGACGACGAGGTGGGAGTATGAGTATGTCGAGTTTGGCGACAGGCCGAGGGTGGCGCTCGACGAGGAGTatggtgggatggggttgggacTGCTTCAGCGACGGGGGAGCGACGAATGGACTCTTGGGAGCTCGTCGAGCTTCGACTCGATGAGCAGGGGGGACACCCTCtgcgggagcagcagctcttCGCCGAATATCCTCAGCCCGACGACGCCGAATGATGACCACCATGGGGGGGACCTGTGGAGCAAAGTCCGGACGACGAGCCCGAGGGCGGCGGGGTTGActggggttgtggttgaggaggagcagagggaggtgtATGTGAGGTGA